One Xylocopa sonorina isolate GNS202 unplaced genomic scaffold, iyXylSono1_principal scaffold0014, whole genome shotgun sequence genomic window carries:
- the LOC143431845 gene encoding palmitoyl-protein thioesterase 1-like, whose amino-acid sequence MFTSDKRVLLLFLVCVYKSDGVESNPTPVVLWHGMGDSCCFSFSMGKIKKLIETLIPNIHVHSIELGSNLLEDVERSYFGNVNDHIQDACQQLANDEKLKDGYNIIGFSQGGQLARAIAQRCPNPPIKYMISIGGPQQGVFGLPNCGSIGPTICKYMNRILHYAAYLQYSQENLVQATFWHDPYREEEYREKSIFMAELNNENYINETYRENLQKLEAMVLIKFLNDTVVWPQESEWFGFYKPGQVEVIQPFNETRLYEEDRLGLRKLYESGKLHFIAVPGDHLQFTEDWFIEKIVKVYLM is encoded by the exons ATGTTTACATCGGATAAACGAGTTTtgctactcttccttgtatGCGTATACAAGTCCGATGGCGTTGAAAGCAATCCTACGCCAGTTGTACTGTGGCATGGAATGG GAGACAGCTGCTGTTTCTCATTCAGCATGGGAAAAATAAAGAAGTTAATAGAAACATTAATACCTAACATCCATGTGCATTCCATTGAGTTAGGCAGTAATTTACTAGAG GACGTAGAGCGTAGCTACTTTGGTAATGTCAACGACCATATACAAGATGCTTGTCAACAGCTGGCGAACGATGAGAAGCTTAAAGACGGATACAATATCATTGGATTTTCTCAAGGTGGCCAGCTTGC GAGAGCAATAGCGCAAAGGTGTCCAAATCCTCCAATCAAGTACATGATTTCCATCGGTGGTCCGCAACAGGGTGTTTTTGGGCTACCAAATTGTGGATCGATTGGTCCGACAATATGCAAATATATGAATCGCATTCTTCACTACGCAGCCTATTTACA ATACAGTCAAGAGAACTTGGTGCAAGCTACGTTCTGGCATGATCCGTACAGAGAAGAAGAATACAGAGAGAAAAGCATATTTATGGCTGAGCTTAATAACGAAAATTATATAAACGAg ACGTACAGAGAGAATCTTCAGAAATTGGAGGCCATGGTGCTAATTAAATTCCTCAACGACACTGTTGTCTGGCCCCAAGAATCAGAATGGTTCGGATTTTATAAACCGGGTCAAGTTGAAGTGATCCAACCATTCAACGAAACGCGTTTGTATGAAGAG GACCGTTTGGGACTGCGAAAGCTGTACGAGTCTGGCAAATTGCATTTCATTGCTGTACCCGGTGATCATTTGCAATTTACAGAAGATTGGTTCATCGAGAAGATAGTCAAAGTATACTTGATGTAA